The Acanthopagrus latus isolate v.2019 chromosome 6, fAcaLat1.1, whole genome shotgun sequence genome includes a region encoding these proteins:
- the LOC119020511 gene encoding blue-sensitive opsin-like, giving the protein MSWKRPVELPEDFWIPIPLDTDNITSLSPYLVPQDHLGSPGIFYSMSAFMFFLFVAGTGINTITIACTVQYKKLRSHLNYILVNLAIANLLVSTVGSFTCFYCFAFRYMILGPLGCKIEGFTATIGGMVSLWSLAVVAFERWLVVCKPLGNFVFKPIHAIACCAMTWVFALCAAVPPLVGWSRYIPEGMQCSCGPDWYTTDNKFNNETYVMFLFCFCFSVPFSTIVFCYSQLLLILKSAAKAQAESASTQKAEREVTRMVVVMVLGFLVCWMPYASFALWMINNRGQPFDLRLATIPSCLSKASTVYNPMIYILLNKQFRTCIKQMLGMSTGDDEESTSTSTTEVSKVGPS; this is encoded by the exons atgaGCTGGAAGCGTCCGGTAGAGCTCCCAGAAGACTTCTGGATACCCATCCCCCTGGACACCGACAACATCACATCCCTCAGCCCGTACCTGGTTCCCCAGGATCACTTAGGGAGCCCTGGCATCTTTTATTCCATGTCAGCATTCATGTTCTTCCTCTTTGTGGCTGGTACAGGCATCAACACCATCACTATCGCATGCACTGTTCAATACAAGAAGCTCCGCTCTCACCTGAACTACATCCTGGTGAACTTGGCCATAGCGAACCTCCTCGTCTCCACTGTGGGCTCCTTCACCTGCTTCTACTGCTTTGCCTTCAGATACATGATTCTCGGTCCACTTGGGTGCAAGATTGAGGGATTTACAGCAACTATTGGTG GTATGGTCAGCCTGTGGTCTCTTGCTGTGGTAGCATTTGAGAGGTGGCTCGTGGTCTGCAAGCCACTCGGGAACTTTGTCTTCAAGCCGATCCATGCTATCGCTTGCTGTGCAATGACTTGGGTCTTTGCTTTGTGTGCTGCCGTTCCCCCTCTGGTTGGATGGAGTAG gtATATCCCAGAGGGCATGCAGTGCTCCTGTGGGCCGGACTGGTACACAACTGACAACAAGTTTAACAATGAGACCTACGTGATGttcctcttctgcttctgcttctctGTCCCCTTCTCCACCATCGTTTTCTGCTACTCACAGCTGCTCCTCATACTGAAATCG GCAGCGAAGGCCCAAGCTGAGTCTGCCTCCACCCAGAAGGCAGAGCGGGAGGTGACCAGGATGGTGGTCGTCATGGTGCTGGGCTTCCTGGTGTGCTGGATGCCTTACGCCTCCTTTGCTCTGTGGATGATCAACAATCGGGGGCAACCCTTCGACCTGAGACTGGCCACCATACCTTCCTGTCTGTCTAAAGCCTCCACGGTCTACAACCCAATGATCTACATCCTCCTCAACAAACAG ttccGCACATGTATAAAGCAGATGCTGGGGATGAGCACAGGAGATGATGAGGAGTCAACCAGTACATCAACCACTGAGGTCTCTAAAGTCGGACCTTCTTAA